From the genome of Thiomicrorhabdus indica:
CGCTAATGCCCAGCCCCAAGGTTTAATGCTAATTAAGCCAATGGCTGAAATAATCCAAGCCAACCCTAAAAATAACAGGCTTAAACCAATAAAAGACACAATCAACAGGTTAATTGAACTGCTATAGATATGGGTCTGGATGTTAAAAACCTGGCCAATTATTTGCGATGAGGTGAAAATGCTGAAAGCAGCAATAAAAAAACTGATAAATACGGTTGCGAGAATCCCCTTGGGCACTTTTGAATCAAAGTAAAAATGACACACAAGAGTTTCTCCAAAAATATATCTAATTACGAATTATTACGTATAAAAATAAGTTTGGCAATATTACGTATTGAAATAAGTGTTTTATTTTATGCGCTAGTGTGAAGATGTTGCGTATTAAATGCAGTTTTACCCGTTTAAAATGACTGTCTTTTGATAGGGAGTGAGTAGTATCGCGACAACTATTGTGTAGATTGGAAAAAAATTATTCAGTTAGAGATCTTTGTGAAGGGTAAATGAAAAGAAGCGCGCTGAGGCAATTTTTATAAGGTGGCCTCAACGCTAAGTTTTAAGAAAAGTTGTTTGGTTAGCTGTTTAGAGTGATTTTGAGACCAACATAATTTGAGGGTCTTCTTCGCATGTTTGGATAACAAAGCCGTGTAGCTTCGCCAAACTCAACATCCCTTTATTTTGTTTGAGTACTTCACCATTCATAGTTTTGAGTCCTTTTTGTCGAGCATGATCAATCAGGCTTTCTAAAAGATGGCTGCCAATCCCTTGATGCTGAAAGTCATCTCGAACAACTAACGCAAATTCACAGGAAACGCCATCCGGGTTTGTGCTGTAACGGGTTACCCCAATTTCTACCGGCCGGTGATGATCACAACTATAGGCGATAAACGCCATTTCTTGGTCGTAATCAATCTGAGTAAACTTCACCAGCATTTCCTCGCTCAGTTTCTGGACGTTCTGCATAAAACGCAGGTATTTGGTTTGTTCAGATAAGCTGTTAACGAATTCGGTTTCCATTTGAGCATCTTCGGCTTTAATCGGACGGATGTTTACATTCAACCCACTATTTGTCGTGATGGTTTTTTCTAAATAGGAAGGGAAGGGGTGAATTGCCATATGAGAATAAGCTGGCGCACCCGGTGCGGTTTTTTGAATTCGAATTCTGGCATCAACTGCAATTGAAACTTTATCGTTTGCGAGCACTGGGTTTAAATCTAATTCAATGATTTCTGGGATTTCGCACACCATTTCAGAGATACGAAGCAAAATATTGACGAGCTTATTTCGATCAACCGCTGTGCGCCCTCGGAAAGCCCCAAGTAATTTATTGATTTTGGTTTTTGAAATCATTCGTTCAGCAATAAACTGGTTAAGAGGTGGCAGTGCGGTACTGCTATCCTTCAAAACTTCTACGCTAGTTCCTCCGCTCCCAAATGAAATAGCAGGGCCAAATACTGGGTCGCGACTGACACCAATAATCAATTCTCTTGATTCCTCTAATGACATCATTTTTTCAATGGTGACACTATGGACGTTTGCATCTGGCACAGCTTGATTGACGGACTCGACTAATTGTTCATAGGCTTCCATTAATCGGTTGGAGTCAGCGATATTTAAAATTACGCCACCACTGTCGCTTTTGTGAGTGATTTTGTCGGATAGCACTTTCATTGCCACAGGGAAGCCAACGCTTTCTGCTGCGACAATCGCTTCATTCACATTATTCGCTTGGATAGCTTGGGTGACCGGAATCTCAAAGGCTCTTAATACTGCACGGGTTTCCAAAGTGTTCAGTAATTCACGTTTTTCTTTAAGCGCGTTGTGAATAATCAAACGAGCCCCGTGTGGGTCGATTGAATTCAGCTCGGATGGTTCAGGAAGCTGTTTTAAAAGTTTTTGATTACTGTGGTACTGCCCAATGAAATAAAAAGCCTCAACCGCTGCTTCGGGTGTTGAGAATGTGGGTATGTGGGCGCTTTTGAAAATTTCACGCGCTTCACTGACTAAACTGTGCCCAAGCCAAGTGGTTAGAATCGGTTTATGTTTTGGGTTATTTTTATCGTTCA
Proteins encoded in this window:
- a CDS encoding GNAT family N-acetyltransferase, translated to MGPHYLSQFFNPKSIAVVGASNREDSVGATAFANLLTAGYQGDLFAINPKHSEVQSKPCFPSLSELYEQQNTKVELVVIATPATTALKLIEECGQLKIPNVIILSAGFESDDQANLRQRLLNTAHKHKIRILGPNCLGIIRPSINMNATFSKNQARAGHLALVSQSGALCTGILDWAETHDIGFSLVASSGDALDLDFGEILDYLATDSKTHSILLYIEGIKDARRFLSGLRKAARMKPVILLKSGRMPEGTQAAISHTGALVGKDDIFNAAIERAGVVRALTINQLFSAAKTLSYDLNIRQKRLAIVTNGGGPGVMATDLAAELGISMPDVSDKTKLALDETLPKHWSHHNPIDILGDANPERYQKAIKVCLEDPEYDAVLVLLTPQAMTNPTEIAKSIVELNDKNNPKHKPILTTWLGHSLVSEAREIFKSAHIPTFSTPEAAVEAFYFIGQYHSNQKLLKQLPEPSELNSIDPHGARLIIHNALKEKRELLNTLETRAVLRAFEIPVTQAIQANNVNEAIVAAESVGFPVAMKVLSDKITHKSDSGGVILNIADSNRLMEAYEQLVESVNQAVPDANVHSVTIEKMMSLEESRELIIGVSRDPVFGPAISFGSGGTSVEVLKDSSTALPPLNQFIAERMISKTKINKLLGAFRGRTAVDRNKLVNILLRISEMVCEIPEIIELDLNPVLANDKVSIAVDARIRIQKTAPGAPAYSHMAIHPFPSYLEKTITTNSGLNVNIRPIKAEDAQMETEFVNSLSEQTKYLRFMQNVQKLSEEMLVKFTQIDYDQEMAFIAYSCDHHRPVEIGVTRYSTNPDGVSCEFALVVRDDFQHQGIGSHLLESLIDHARQKGLKTMNGEVLKQNKGMLSLAKLHGFVIQTCEEDPQIMLVSKSL